One window of the Shimwellia blattae DSM 4481 = NBRC 105725 genome contains the following:
- the dnaT gene encoding primosomal protein DnaT, with product MSSRVLTSDVMGIDTFRQDPVGALASTESGTLAVFENNGPAFYAITAERLAALLACEEKASQALTDVTLDNTLFGQDAAAPAMTPAPFGKFAMYPGWQPDADFLRMAALWGIALTQPVTPEELASFIAYWQAEGKFFHHVQWQQKLARSIQINRAANGGKPRHDMNDISAVDYSATLPGFRRTK from the coding sequence ATGTCTTCCAGAGTCCTGACTTCCGATGTTATGGGTATTGATACTTTTCGCCAGGATCCCGTTGGTGCCCTGGCCAGTACCGAAAGCGGTACGCTGGCGGTATTTGAAAATAACGGCCCGGCGTTTTACGCCATTACCGCAGAGCGCCTGGCGGCCCTGCTGGCCTGCGAAGAAAAAGCCAGCCAGGCCCTGACAGACGTCACGCTGGATAACACCCTGTTTGGACAAGACGCCGCCGCACCGGCCATGACCCCGGCCCCGTTCGGTAAGTTCGCCATGTACCCCGGCTGGCAGCCGGATGCAGACTTTCTGCGCATGGCGGCCCTGTGGGGCATTGCGCTGACCCAGCCGGTCACCCCCGAGGAGCTGGCGTCGTTTATCGCCTACTGGCAGGCGGAAGGGAAATTCTTCCACCACGTGCAGTGGCAACAAAAGCTGGCCCGCAGCATTCAGATCAACCGGGCCGCTAACGGCGGGAAACCCCGGCACGATATGAATGACATTTCTGCCGTGGACTACTCAGCAACCTTACCCGGCTTTCGGAGGACAAAATGA
- a CDS encoding threonine/serine ThrE exporter family protein, with product MTDTVQHQQRQATRLAIQCALFLLQHGAESALVEELSTRLGLALGMDSVESAISANAVVLTTIKEGQCLTTTRKNADRGINMHMVTEVQHIVIMAEHKLLDAQQVEKRFAHIRPLRYPRWAVVLMVGLSCACFCKLNGGGWDGALVTFIASALAMFLRQLLTQRHMHPQINFCLTAFVATSVSGLLLLLEPLKNTSPVAMAASVLLLVPGFPLINAVADMFKGHINTGLARWAMASLLTLATCIGVVMAMSLWGLHGWA from the coding sequence ATGACAGACACTGTCCAGCACCAGCAGCGGCAGGCAACCCGCCTTGCCATTCAGTGCGCCCTGTTTTTACTGCAACACGGGGCCGAAAGTGCGCTGGTTGAGGAGCTCTCAACCCGGCTGGGGCTCGCCCTGGGCATGGACTCCGTAGAGAGCGCCATCTCCGCGAATGCGGTGGTCCTGACCACCATAAAAGAGGGCCAGTGCCTGACCACCACGCGCAAGAACGCCGATCGCGGCATCAATATGCATATGGTGACCGAGGTGCAGCACATCGTTATCATGGCGGAGCACAAGCTGCTGGACGCGCAGCAGGTCGAAAAGCGCTTCGCCCATATCAGGCCCCTGCGCTACCCGCGCTGGGCGGTAGTGCTGATGGTCGGCCTCTCCTGCGCCTGTTTTTGCAAGCTCAATGGCGGCGGCTGGGACGGGGCGCTGGTCACCTTTATTGCCAGCGCCCTGGCGATGTTTCTGCGCCAGCTGCTGACCCAGCGCCATATGCATCCGCAAATCAACTTCTGCCTGACGGCGTTTGTCGCCACCTCGGTTTCCGGGCTGCTGTTACTGCTGGAGCCACTGAAAAACACCTCCCCCGTCGCCATGGCGGCCAGCGTGCTGTTGCTGGTTCCCGGGTTTCCGCTGATTAATGCAGTGGCCGACATGTTTAAAGGCCATATCAATACCGGCCTTGCCCGCTGGGCTATGGCCAGCCTGCTTACCCTTGCAACCTGCATTGGCGTGGTGATGGCAATGTCACTATGGGGGCTGCACGGATGGGCATAA
- the fhuF gene encoding siderophore-iron reductase FhuF, which translates to MALPTESSFLLPLSGSTSPGAAADLSTTLQPFFARQRPYFNEFIHFGGQPAARQQHFDEWRKPASLSTLLACYGDHIYRHHPHGQREPKPLVSLWAQWFTGLLVPPLMMALLTQRQGLDISHGAIATGFHEAGRAATFWIAGNEDPQITALGPRARLEALWTTTMQPVVDRLAEHGGVSSKLIWSNTGYLVGWFLGELRPLLGDALVSELRHSCFNEQTLLCGAQNPLFRTMLLRDGLYVRRTCCQRYRLPDVKSCGDCTLK; encoded by the coding sequence ATGGCACTGCCTACAGAATCCTCTTTCCTGCTTCCCCTGTCCGGTAGCACAAGTCCTGGCGCGGCGGCAGATCTCTCCACGACCCTGCAGCCGTTTTTTGCCCGGCAGCGCCCATATTTTAATGAATTTATCCACTTCGGCGGCCAGCCTGCGGCCCGGCAGCAACATTTTGATGAATGGCGCAAGCCCGCCAGTCTCAGCACCCTGCTGGCCTGCTACGGTGACCATATCTACCGCCACCACCCGCACGGGCAGCGCGAGCCTAAACCGCTGGTGTCATTATGGGCCCAGTGGTTTACCGGGCTGCTGGTTCCCCCCCTGATGATGGCCCTGCTGACCCAGCGCCAGGGGCTGGATATTTCACATGGCGCCATTGCCACCGGGTTTCATGAGGCCGGGCGCGCGGCCACCTTCTGGATAGCCGGAAACGAAGATCCGCAGATAACCGCACTCGGCCCCCGGGCGCGGCTGGAAGCGCTGTGGACCACCACAATGCAGCCAGTGGTGGACCGGCTGGCGGAGCACGGCGGCGTCAGCAGCAAATTAATCTGGAGCAATACCGGCTATCTGGTGGGCTGGTTTCTTGGTGAGTTAAGGCCGCTACTGGGGGATGCCCTGGTCAGTGAGCTGCGCCACAGCTGTTTTAATGAGCAAACGCTGCTTTGCGGGGCACAGAATCCGCTGTTTCGCACCATGCTGCTGCGGGACGGGCTATACGTGCGCCGCACCTGCTGCCAGCGCTATCGCCTGCCGGATGTTAAATCCTGTGGTGACTGCACCCTGAAATAA
- a CDS encoding YbaK/EbsC family protein yields MSLQSVRQYLADNAPDIDILELKKPAITTAQAAEAWHVAPGQLAKTLPLEVENNVVLIVARGDVRLDNEKLKQTFKSRARMLSSDEVLLWTGHPAGGVCPFGLENPLAVYCDVSLRDFPEVLPAAGAVHSAVRISPERLAELTAAQWVDVCQ; encoded by the coding sequence ATGAGTCTGCAGTCCGTGCGGCAATACCTCGCCGACAACGCCCCCGATATCGATATCCTTGAACTGAAAAAACCGGCTATCACCACCGCCCAGGCGGCAGAAGCCTGGCATGTGGCACCGGGGCAACTCGCCAAAACGCTCCCCCTGGAAGTTGAGAATAATGTGGTGCTGATTGTGGCCAGAGGCGATGTGCGCCTGGATAACGAAAAGCTGAAGCAGACCTTCAAATCCCGGGCGCGGATGCTGAGCAGTGATGAAGTGCTGCTCTGGACAGGGCACCCGGCCGGTGGGGTCTGCCCGTTTGGCCTGGAAAACCCGCTTGCCGTTTACTGTGATGTGTCGCTGCGCGACTTTCCGGAAGTGTTACCCGCTGCGGGCGCCGTCCATAGCGCCGTGCGTATCTCTCCTGAGCGGCTGGCCGAACTGACCGCCGCCCAATGGGTCGATGTCTGTCAGTGA
- a CDS encoding MFS transporter: MTFSPLTWTPVQRHTAIASFSAWTLDAFDFFILVFVLSDLATNFSTSVSEVSLAIMLTLAVRPIGALIFGRLAERFGRKPILMTNIAMFSVFELLSAWSPTFTAFLAFRVIYGVAMGGIWGVASSLAMETIPDRSRGLMSGIFQAGYPCGYLLASVIFGLFYSMVGWRGMFLIGALPVLLLPYIYFKVPESAVWQAARSRQESTALLPVLRSHWKLCLYLVVVMACFNFFSHGTQDLYPTFLKVQHGFDPHTVSLIAISYNIAAMIGGVLFGSLSEQIGRKKTMMIAAFLALPVLPLWAFSSGSFTIGLGAFLMQFMVQGAWGVVPTWLNELVPANARAVLPGFVYQLGNLIASVNATLQARIAETHNGNYGFAMACVAGVVAVLICVFVAFGRETRGMVISGAREEEPGAQAHSQHSYH, translated from the coding sequence ATGACATTCTCACCACTTACCTGGACGCCTGTGCAGCGCCATACGGCGATTGCCAGTTTTTCAGCCTGGACGCTGGATGCTTTTGACTTCTTTATTCTGGTTTTTGTGCTCAGCGATCTGGCCACTAACTTTTCTACCTCCGTGTCTGAGGTTTCCCTGGCGATTATGCTCACCCTTGCGGTGCGCCCCATCGGGGCGCTGATTTTCGGCCGCCTGGCCGAGCGCTTTGGCCGCAAGCCGATACTGATGACCAATATCGCCATGTTCTCGGTGTTTGAGCTGCTTTCCGCCTGGTCGCCGACATTCACGGCATTTCTGGCCTTCCGGGTTATCTACGGTGTGGCTATGGGGGGGATCTGGGGGGTGGCCTCTTCGCTGGCGATGGAGACCATACCCGACCGCTCCCGGGGGCTGATGTCGGGGATTTTCCAGGCCGGTTATCCGTGTGGATACCTGCTGGCCTCGGTTATCTTTGGTCTGTTCTACAGCATGGTGGGCTGGCGCGGTATGTTCCTGATTGGCGCCCTGCCGGTGCTGTTGCTGCCCTATATCTATTTTAAAGTGCCGGAATCCGCTGTCTGGCAGGCGGCCCGCTCCCGTCAGGAGAGCACGGCGCTGTTACCGGTACTGCGCAGCCACTGGAAGCTGTGCCTGTATCTGGTGGTGGTGATGGCCTGCTTTAACTTCTTCAGCCACGGTACGCAGGATCTGTACCCCACCTTCCTCAAAGTGCAGCACGGTTTTGACCCGCACACCGTAAGCCTGATAGCCATCAGCTACAATATTGCGGCGATGATTGGCGGCGTGCTGTTCGGTTCGTTGTCTGAGCAGATTGGCCGTAAGAAAACCATGATGATCGCCGCCTTCCTGGCGCTGCCGGTGTTACCCCTGTGGGCCTTTTCCAGTGGCTCGTTTACCATCGGCCTTGGGGCGTTTCTGATGCAGTTTATGGTCCAGGGGGCCTGGGGGGTTGTGCCGACCTGGCTTAATGAGCTGGTGCCCGCCAATGCCCGCGCGGTACTGCCCGGGTTTGTCTACCAGCTGGGGAATTTGATTGCCTCGGTCAATGCCACGCTGCAGGCGCGTATCGCAGAAACCCATAACGGGAATTACGGCTTTGCTATGGCCTGCGTGGCCGGGGTGGTGGCGGTGCTGATTTGTGTCTTTGTGGCGTTTGGCCGTGAAACCCGGGGGATGGTGATTTCCGGTGCCCGCGAAGAGGAGCCGGGCGCGCAGGCCCACTCACAGCACTCTTATCACTGA
- the dnaC gene encoding DNA replication protein DnaC produces the protein MKDVQNLFARLKKMMPAGIEPAFKTPAELMAWQKEQGEQRAIAVARENQAKKMERAFGRSGIRELHRNCSFDNYHATTPAQQQVKEAAWQYAMNFGKNMDSFIFFGNPGTGKNHLAAAICNELLIRNKTVLIITVADIMSAMKQTFSSDSAKTEEHLLDDLSTVDLLVIDEIGVQLDSRYEKVIINQIVDRRSSSRRPTGMLTNLDAPGLARQLGERVVDRMRLGHSLLLTFDWESYRDRVS, from the coding sequence ATGAAGGATGTTCAGAATCTGTTTGCCCGGCTGAAAAAGATGATGCCCGCCGGTATTGAACCGGCGTTTAAAACCCCCGCCGAGCTGATGGCCTGGCAAAAGGAGCAAGGCGAGCAGCGCGCTATCGCCGTGGCCCGCGAAAACCAGGCCAAAAAGATGGAGCGCGCTTTTGGCCGCTCGGGGATCCGCGAGCTGCACCGCAACTGCTCTTTTGACAACTACCATGCCACCACCCCTGCCCAGCAGCAGGTCAAGGAGGCGGCCTGGCAGTACGCCATGAACTTTGGCAAAAACATGGACAGTTTTATCTTCTTCGGCAACCCCGGCACCGGGAAGAACCACCTGGCCGCCGCCATCTGTAATGAATTGCTGATCCGCAACAAAACGGTACTTATCATCACCGTGGCGGATATTATGTCCGCCATGAAGCAGACCTTCAGCAGCGACAGCGCCAAAACCGAAGAGCACCTGCTTGATGACCTCAGCACGGTGGATCTGCTGGTTATTGATGAAATCGGCGTGCAGCTCGACTCGCGCTACGAGAAGGTCATCATTAACCAGATTGTTGACCGCCGCTCATCATCACGGCGCCCCACCGGTATGCTGACCAATCTGGACGCCCCGGGCCTGGCCCGCCAGCTGGGGGAGCGCGTGGTCGACCGGATGCGCCTCGGCCACAGCCTGCTGCTGACATTCGACTGGGAAAGCTACCGGGACCGGGTCAGCTAA
- a CDS encoding threonine/serine exporter produces MGIIALLPALLEDMALAAIPAVGFAMVFNVPPRALPWCALLGALSHGSRFVMLSAGIDIIWSSFFAAILAGCIGIRWSRWYLAHPKVFTVAAVIPMFPGIYAYIAMISALKLSHFGYSEPLMTALVTHFLKASFIVGALSVGLSLPGLWIYRKRPRV; encoded by the coding sequence ATGGGCATAATCGCGCTGCTTCCTGCACTGCTGGAGGATATGGCGCTGGCCGCCATACCGGCTGTGGGTTTTGCCATGGTGTTTAATGTCCCGCCGCGTGCCCTGCCCTGGTGTGCCCTGCTGGGCGCGCTGAGCCACGGTTCACGCTTTGTGATGCTCTCCGCCGGTATCGATATTATCTGGAGCTCATTTTTCGCCGCCATTCTGGCAGGCTGCATCGGTATCCGCTGGTCGCGCTGGTATCTGGCGCACCCGAAGGTGTTTACCGTTGCGGCGGTGATCCCGATGTTTCCGGGGATCTACGCCTATATTGCGATGATCTCCGCGCTCAAGCTGAGCCATTTCGGCTACAGCGAGCCGCTGATGACCGCCCTGGTGACCCATTTTCTCAAAGCCTCGTTTATTGTGGGCGCGCTCTCGGTGGGGCTGTCCCTTCCGGGGTTGTGGATTTACCGCAAACGCCCCCGGGTATGA
- a CDS encoding DUF2501 domain-containing protein, with product MKATKRLICVASVATMLLTGNAFAVTLQDLSSAANSLASSSNTAAAGQSASGLSSLTSLLAGGSNTLSSSTISNATGILGYCAKQKLVSATNADSIKEQLMSKLGLGSTTTTATATQDQQTDYQQGLQGLLDAANGKQINLSTLGNTEMGKKVKEKACDLVLKQGAKFLS from the coding sequence ATGAAAGCTACAAAACGCCTTATCTGCGTGGCCAGTGTCGCCACGATGTTGTTGACCGGCAATGCCTTTGCCGTAACACTGCAGGACCTGTCCAGCGCAGCTAACTCTCTGGCAAGCAGCAGCAACACTGCCGCTGCCGGGCAAAGCGCCAGCGGCCTCTCCTCCCTGACCAGCCTGCTGGCTGGCGGCAGCAATACCCTGAGCTCCAGCACCATCAGCAACGCAACCGGTATTCTGGGCTACTGCGCTAAACAGAAACTGGTCTCTGCCACTAACGCAGACAGCATCAAAGAACAGCTGATGAGCAAACTGGGCCTGGGCAGCACCACCACCACGGCGACAGCAACTCAGGATCAGCAGACTGATTATCAGCAGGGCCTGCAGGGTCTGCTGGATGCCGCGAACGGCAAACAGATCAACCTGAGCACCCTGGGTAACACCGAAATGGGTAAAAAAGTGAAAGAGAAAGCCTGCGACCTGGTTCTGAAACAGGGCGCGAAATTCCTCTCCTGA
- the opgB gene encoding phosphatidylglycerol--membrane-oligosaccharide glycerophosphotransferase, which yields MSELFSIVLFLASAGLYALKAGRNTWWFIATLAVLGFFIILNITLVASNYFTGEGINDAVLYTLTNSLTGAGMGKYILPGAGIAAALVAVFGVLGWLLRRRRHHPHHAGYSLLALMLGLASVDASPAFTQLTELVKSQSRPGDPDFGVWYKVPAKQIAHPKYNLVYIYAESLERTYFNEEAFPGLTPELGALKDAALDFSHTTQLPGTDYTIAGMVASQCGIPLFAPFEGNASSSVSSFFPQNLCLGDILKNSGYQNYFIQGANLRFAGKDVFLKSHGFDHLYGSQELKGQLDDPRYMNDWGLYDDTVLDQVWQTYQELSRAGQRFSLFTLTVDTHHPDGFVSRSCTRKRYETGGKENPSFSAVTCSQQHIAALISKIKASPWFKETIIVVSSDHLAMNNTAWKQLNQHDRNNLFFVIRGDDPQQQLIATKRNSMDNGATVLDMLGGDNYLGLGRSTLSGESLSEVFLNLKEKVLAWKPDVIRLWKFPTKIDSFTVDSAKKTISFSGSTFQLPLLVRVSDNHIEPLPESEYSAPLRYQLADFAPRDNFIWVDRCYKMARLWQPALALSADWCVSQGQLAGGQSVSRVDKATWQGKAQARNDRVDMARYQQNVAALKVGDNDIRYQADRFIFNVPGAPEAVKRFSGISRTEEWGRWSNAQLGESVTIEYQAPLPPAFDLVITAKAFGPNVGKAIPVQVGGSTQALVLGEGLSTTTLHFTNPGGSNTLTITPPAPQATNTGNILGHAPRKLGIGMVDMQIVPTGS from the coding sequence GTGTCTGAGTTGTTCTCCATTGTGTTGTTTCTGGCGTCGGCGGGGCTCTATGCGCTGAAAGCCGGGCGTAATACCTGGTGGTTTATTGCCACCCTGGCCGTGCTTGGCTTTTTTATCATTCTGAATATCACCCTGGTGGCCAGTAATTACTTTACCGGCGAAGGGATCAATGACGCGGTGCTGTATACCCTGACCAACAGCCTCACCGGGGCGGGAATGGGCAAATATATTCTGCCGGGTGCGGGCATTGCCGCCGCGCTGGTGGCGGTTTTTGGCGTGCTGGGCTGGCTTCTGCGCCGTCGCCGCCATCACCCGCACCACGCGGGGTATAGCCTGCTGGCGCTGATGCTTGGTCTGGCCTCGGTGGATGCCAGCCCCGCCTTCACCCAGCTGACTGAGCTGGTGAAATCCCAGAGCCGCCCCGGGGATCCGGATTTCGGCGTCTGGTATAAAGTGCCGGCGAAGCAGATTGCCCACCCGAAGTACAACCTGGTCTATATCTACGCCGAGAGCCTGGAGCGCACCTATTTCAATGAAGAGGCCTTCCCGGGGCTGACGCCGGAGCTGGGGGCGCTGAAAGATGCAGCGCTGGATTTCAGCCATACCACCCAGTTGCCGGGTACCGATTACACCATTGCCGGTATGGTGGCCTCCCAGTGCGGGATCCCGCTGTTCGCCCCCTTTGAGGGGAATGCCTCCTCTTCTGTGTCGAGCTTTTTCCCCCAGAATCTCTGCCTTGGCGATATTCTGAAAAATTCCGGTTATCAGAACTATTTTATTCAGGGCGCGAATTTGCGCTTTGCCGGGAAAGATGTGTTCCTCAAATCTCACGGCTTCGACCATCTGTACGGCTCGCAGGAGCTTAAAGGGCAGCTGGACGATCCCCGCTATATGAACGACTGGGGGCTGTATGACGATACGGTGCTGGACCAGGTGTGGCAGACATATCAGGAGCTGTCCCGCGCCGGTCAGCGCTTTTCCCTGTTTACGCTGACGGTCGACACCCACCACCCGGATGGGTTTGTCTCGCGCAGTTGCACCCGCAAACGCTACGAGACGGGCGGCAAAGAGAACCCCTCATTTAGCGCGGTGACCTGTAGCCAGCAGCATATTGCGGCGCTGATCAGTAAAATTAAGGCCTCCCCCTGGTTTAAAGAGACGATTATTGTCGTCTCCTCTGATCATCTGGCCATGAACAACACCGCGTGGAAGCAGCTTAACCAGCACGATCGCAACAACCTGTTTTTTGTGATTCGCGGGGACGATCCACAGCAGCAGCTGATCGCCACCAAACGTAACTCCATGGATAACGGCGCCACGGTGCTGGACATGCTGGGTGGGGATAACTACCTCGGGCTTGGGCGCAGCACCCTGTCTGGGGAGTCGCTCTCTGAGGTATTTCTTAATCTCAAAGAGAAAGTGCTGGCCTGGAAGCCGGATGTGATTCGCCTGTGGAAATTCCCCACGAAGATAGACTCCTTTACCGTCGACAGCGCGAAAAAGACCATCAGCTTCTCCGGTTCTACCTTCCAGCTGCCGCTGCTGGTGCGGGTGTCTGATAACCACATTGAGCCACTGCCGGAAAGTGAATACTCGGCGCCGCTGCGCTACCAGCTGGCGGATTTCGCCCCGCGGGATAACTTTATCTGGGTGGATCGCTGCTACAAAATGGCCCGCCTGTGGCAACCGGCGCTGGCCCTGTCTGCGGACTGGTGTGTCAGCCAGGGGCAACTGGCGGGGGGGCAGTCGGTGTCGCGGGTTGATAAAGCCACCTGGCAGGGGAAAGCCCAGGCCCGTAATGACCGGGTAGATATGGCGCGCTATCAGCAGAACGTGGCGGCGCTGAAAGTGGGCGATAACGACATCCGCTACCAGGCCGATCGCTTTATTTTTAATGTGCCGGGTGCCCCTGAGGCGGTGAAGCGCTTTAGCGGTATCTCCCGCACGGAAGAGTGGGGCCGCTGGTCTAATGCTCAGCTGGGTGAGTCAGTCACCATTGAATATCAGGCGCCGCTGCCGCCCGCCTTTGATCTGGTGATCACGGCGAAGGCATTCGGGCCGAATGTGGGTAAGGCTATCCCGGTGCAGGTGGGCGGCAGCACCCAGGCGCTGGTCCTCGGGGAGGGGCTTTCGACCACCACCCTGCATTTCACTAACCCGGGCGGCAGCAATACGCTGACTATCACCCCGCCAGCGCCGCAGGCCACCAATACCGGGAATATCCTCGGCCATGCGCCCCGTAAGCTGGGGATCGGGATGGTGGATATGCAGATTGTGCCCACCGGCAGCTAG